One genomic region from Epinephelus fuscoguttatus linkage group LG6, E.fuscoguttatus.final_Chr_v1 encodes:
- the rorb gene encoding nuclear receptor ROR-beta isoform X1 → MRAQIEVIPCKICGDKSSGIHYGVITCEGCKGFFRRSQQNNASYSCPRQRNCLIDRTNRNRCQHCRLQKCLALGMSRDAVKFGRMSKKQRDSLYAEVQKHQARLQEQRQQQTGEAEALARVYSSSLTNGLSTLNHEIGGTYANGHVIELPKGVHGNGGGVPGGYYGMDSTQPSPDQSGLDMSGMKHIKQEPVYDLTPVPNLFSYGGYQDSQLGPNNVSMGELDRIAQNIIKSHLETCQYTTEELQQLAWQTHSYEEVKMYQSKPRDVLWQQCAIQITHAIQYVVEFAKRISGFMELCQNDQILLLKSGEFTGLITTGQGHRSQVRQCSSMCFLVCTSASISSQSVSMVLSGCLEVVLVRMCRAFNPLNNTVLFEGKYGGMQMFKALGCDDLVSAVFDFAKSLCSLQLTEEEIALFSAAVLISTDRPWLMEPRKVQKLQEKIYFALQHIMQKNHMDEDALAKLISRIPTLSALCTLHTEELQAFQQLHPETVNVLFPPLYKELFNPDPNSAMTMPK, encoded by the exons CCCAAATCGAAGTCATACCTTGCAAAATCTGCGGAGACAAATCATCAGGTATCCACTATGGAGTCATTACGTGTGAAGGATGTAAG GGTTTCTTCAGACGGAgtcagcagaacaatgcatccTACTCCTGCCCGCGCCAGAGGAACTGCCTCATCGACAGAACAAACCGCAACCGCTGCCAACACTGCCGCCTGCAGAAATGTCTCGCCCTAGGAATGTCCAGAGATG CGGTTAAGTTTGGCCGCATGTCCAAGAAGCAACGTGACAGCCTGTATGCAGAGGTCCAGAAGCACCAGGCACGACTGCAggagcagcggcagcagcagacagGCGAAGCAGAAGCTCTGGCACGTGTTTACTCATCCAGCCTAACCAACGGACTGTCCACCCTCAACCATGAGATTGGGGGCACCTATGCCAATGGTCATGTCATTGAGCTGCCAAAGGGTGTCCATGGTAACGGAGGCGGAGTCCCAGGGGGATACTATGGGATGGATTCCACCCAGCCGTCTCCAGACCAGTCAGGCTTGGACATGTCGGGTATGAAGCACATTAAGCAGGAGCCGGTGTATGACCTGACGCCAGTGCCCAACCTGTTCAGCTACGGAGGCTACCAGGACAGTCAGCTGGGACCCAATAATGTCAGCATGGGAGAGCTGG ACCGTATTGCTCAGAATATCATCAAGTCCCACTTGGAGACATGTCAGTACACaacagaggagctgcagcagctagCCTGGCAGACACACTCCTACGAAGAGGTCAAGATGTATCAGAGCAAG CCCCGGGACGTGCTGTGGCAGCAGTGTGCCATCCAGATCACCCATGCAATCCAGTACGTGGTGGAGTTTGCCAAGCGCATCTCAGGGTTCATGGAACTGTGCCAGAACGACCAGATCCTCCTGCTCAAGTCAGGTGAGTTCACTGGACTGATAACGACGGGTCAGGGTCACAGGTCACAGGTCAGACAGTGTAGTTCAATGTGCTTTTTAGTCTGTACATCAGCTTCAATATCATCACAATCTGTCTCCATGGTTCTTTCAGGTTGTTTGGAGGTAGTTTTGGTGCGGATGTGCAGGGCGTTCAACCCTCTCAACAACACTGTGCTCTTTGAGGGGAAGTACGGAGGCATGCAGATGTTCAAAGCTCTAG GTTGTGATGACTTAGTGAGTGCAGTGTTTGACTTTGCCAAGAGTTTGTGTTCACTGCagctgacagaggaggagatcGCTCTGTTCTCAGCAGCTGTACTAATTTCTACAG ATCGCCCGTGGCTGATGGAGCCTCGGAAAGTCCAGAAGCTCCAGGAGAAGATCTACTTTGCTCTGCAGCACATTATGCAGAAGAACCACATGGATGAAGATGCACTGGCGAAG CTGATCAGCCGAATTCCAACGTTGTCAGCCCTGTGCACACTCCACACCGAGGAGCTCCAGGCCTTCCAGCAGCTCCACCCAGAAACAGTCAACGTCCTCTTCCCTCCACTCTACAAAGAACTCTTCAACCCCGACCCCAACTCTGCCATGACCATGCCCAAGTGA
- the rorb gene encoding nuclear receptor ROR-beta isoform X2, with product MRAQIEVIPCKICGDKSSGIHYGVITCEGCKGFFRRSQQNNASYSCPRQRNCLIDRTNRNRCQHCRLQKCLALGMSRDAVKFGRMSKKQRDSLYAEVQKHQARLQEQRQQQTGEAEALARVYSSSLTNGLSTLNHEIGGTYANGHVIELPKGVHGNGGGVPGGYYGMDSTQPSPDQSGLDMSGMKHIKQEPVYDLTPVPNLFSYGGYQDSQLGPNNVSMGELDRIAQNIIKSHLETCQYTTEELQQLAWQTHSYEEVKMYQSKPRDVLWQQCAIQITHAIQYVVEFAKRISGFMELCQNDQILLLKSGCLEVVLVRMCRAFNPLNNTVLFEGKYGGMQMFKALGCDDLVSAVFDFAKSLCSLQLTEEEIALFSAAVLISTDRPWLMEPRKVQKLQEKIYFALQHIMQKNHMDEDALAKLISRIPTLSALCTLHTEELQAFQQLHPETVNVLFPPLYKELFNPDPNSAMTMPK from the exons CCCAAATCGAAGTCATACCTTGCAAAATCTGCGGAGACAAATCATCAGGTATCCACTATGGAGTCATTACGTGTGAAGGATGTAAG GGTTTCTTCAGACGGAgtcagcagaacaatgcatccTACTCCTGCCCGCGCCAGAGGAACTGCCTCATCGACAGAACAAACCGCAACCGCTGCCAACACTGCCGCCTGCAGAAATGTCTCGCCCTAGGAATGTCCAGAGATG CGGTTAAGTTTGGCCGCATGTCCAAGAAGCAACGTGACAGCCTGTATGCAGAGGTCCAGAAGCACCAGGCACGACTGCAggagcagcggcagcagcagacagGCGAAGCAGAAGCTCTGGCACGTGTTTACTCATCCAGCCTAACCAACGGACTGTCCACCCTCAACCATGAGATTGGGGGCACCTATGCCAATGGTCATGTCATTGAGCTGCCAAAGGGTGTCCATGGTAACGGAGGCGGAGTCCCAGGGGGATACTATGGGATGGATTCCACCCAGCCGTCTCCAGACCAGTCAGGCTTGGACATGTCGGGTATGAAGCACATTAAGCAGGAGCCGGTGTATGACCTGACGCCAGTGCCCAACCTGTTCAGCTACGGAGGCTACCAGGACAGTCAGCTGGGACCCAATAATGTCAGCATGGGAGAGCTGG ACCGTATTGCTCAGAATATCATCAAGTCCCACTTGGAGACATGTCAGTACACaacagaggagctgcagcagctagCCTGGCAGACACACTCCTACGAAGAGGTCAAGATGTATCAGAGCAAG CCCCGGGACGTGCTGTGGCAGCAGTGTGCCATCCAGATCACCCATGCAATCCAGTACGTGGTGGAGTTTGCCAAGCGCATCTCAGGGTTCATGGAACTGTGCCAGAACGACCAGATCCTCCTGCTCAAGTCAG GTTGTTTGGAGGTAGTTTTGGTGCGGATGTGCAGGGCGTTCAACCCTCTCAACAACACTGTGCTCTTTGAGGGGAAGTACGGAGGCATGCAGATGTTCAAAGCTCTAG GTTGTGATGACTTAGTGAGTGCAGTGTTTGACTTTGCCAAGAGTTTGTGTTCACTGCagctgacagaggaggagatcGCTCTGTTCTCAGCAGCTGTACTAATTTCTACAG ATCGCCCGTGGCTGATGGAGCCTCGGAAAGTCCAGAAGCTCCAGGAGAAGATCTACTTTGCTCTGCAGCACATTATGCAGAAGAACCACATGGATGAAGATGCACTGGCGAAG CTGATCAGCCGAATTCCAACGTTGTCAGCCCTGTGCACACTCCACACCGAGGAGCTCCAGGCCTTCCAGCAGCTCCACCCAGAAACAGTCAACGTCCTCTTCCCTCCACTCTACAAAGAACTCTTCAACCCCGACCCCAACTCTGCCATGACCATGCCCAAGTGA